A stretch of the Aspergillus puulaauensis MK2 DNA, chromosome 6, nearly complete sequence genome encodes the following:
- a CDS encoding putative hexokinase (COG:G;~EggNog:ENOG410PIP7;~InterPro:IPR001312,IPR022673,IPR022672,IPR043129;~PFAM:PF00349,PF03727;~TransMembrane:1 (o16-35i);~go_function: GO:0004396 - hexokinase activity [Evidence IEA];~go_function: GO:0005524 - ATP binding [Evidence IEA];~go_function: GO:0005536 - glucose binding [Evidence IEA];~go_function: GO:0016773 - phosphotransferase activity, alcohol group as acceptor [Evidence IEA];~go_process: GO:0001678 - cellular glucose homeostasis [Evidence IEA];~go_process: GO:0005975 - carbohydrate metabolic process [Evidence IEA]), with protein MPVSSPLAKVLHRMQALFSNIVAALETMLLFPSLFRDPAHSGRKHSPAAFWRRRTLNAFADEIDRLFSKPLTLRNMMAMSEQIREQFRTGLQSSPICMLPSYNHALPSGLEEGTFLALDVGGSTMRVALVELRGQGKMEVLRVSSSPIDNEVKLLEGTSFFDWMAEKIDAMLREVGTKYGREDIPLSMGLSWSFPIEQTSISSGLVIHMGKGFLCSMGTVGQELGSLIVQSCQKRSLNVQVDAIVNDSSATLLSRAYVDPATRMSLILGTGTNVAIHFPVHAIGLGKFGTRPTGWFDYAKHVIINSEMSMFGGGVLPMTRWDDILNRTHLRPDYQPLEYMATGRYLGEIVRLIIVEAVDAAHLFGGELPHSMRDAYSFDTSIVAFIEADASPCLSASAALLQKEHAFTSPPSPEDLQFLLRVCRTVSKRAAGYLASAIHSVWCLRNEAEFPDAPPSPSSSKVPREVTVTESGSNPECLSIACDGSVINKYPGFRDRCQTYLNQLTQETSSSKGSQSTNEAPCIRLDPAPESAIFGAAVAVAVAVAEKKSEQTIH; from the coding sequence ATGCCTGTGTCAAGCCCCTTGGCCAAGGTCCTGCATAGGATGCAGGCGCTCTTCTCCAATATTGTCGCCGCCCTGGAGACAATGTTGTTGTTTCCCTCGCTATTCCGTGATCCTGCGCATAGCGGACGGAAGCATTCCCCAGCAGCTTTTTGGCGACGGCGGACTCTCAATGCCTTTGCTGACGAGATTGATCGTCTCTTTTCAAAGCCTTTGACTCTGCGAAATATGATGGCAATGTCAGAGCAAATTCGCGAGCAATTTCGAACAGGTTTACAGTCAAGTCCGATCTGTATGCTGCCTTCATACAACCATGCCTTACCATCCGGGCTAGAGGAAGGGACATTTCTCGCTCTTGATGTTGGCGGTTCGACGATGCgggtggctttggtggagcTGCGCGGACAAGGAAAAATGGAAGTTCTCCGTGTATCCTCGTCTCCGATTGACAATGAGGTGAAATTGCTGGAGGGAACTTCATTCTTCGACTGGATGGCGGAAAAGATCGATGCGATGCTACGTGAAGTGGGAACCAAATATGGCCGTGAAGACATTCCTCTATCCATGGGCTTGTCATGGTCTTTCCCAATTGAGCAAACTTCCATCAGCAGTGGACTGGTAATTCATATGGGCAAAGGGTTCCTGTGCTCCATGGGCACTGTTGGCCAGGAATTGGGATCTCTTATCGTTCAGTCGTGCCAGAAGCGCAGTCTCAACGTTCAAGTGGATGCGATTGTAAATGACAGCTCTGCTACTTTGCTCTCGCGAGCATATGTTGATCCTGCAACACGCATGTCTCTAATTCTCGGTACTGGAACGAATGTCGCCATACATTTCCCTGTTCATGCCATTGGGCTGGGCAAATTTGGCACAAGACCGACCGGCTGGTTTGACTACGCCAAGCATGTCATCATAAACAGCGAGATGAGCATGTTCGGCGGTGGTGTCTTGCCGATGACGCGATGGGACGATATTCTTAACCGCACCCACCTCAGACCAGACTATCAGCCATTGGAATACATGGCCACCGGTCGTTACCTCGGCGAAATCGTCCGACTAATCATAGTCGAAGCTGTTGATGCTGCTCACCTTTTCGGAGGAGAACTACCCCATTCAATGCGAGACGCCTATTCATTCGACACCAGTATTGTTGCCTTTATCGAAGCCGATGCATCGCCGTGTCTATCAGCATCGGCCGCActtctccagaaggagcATGCTTTCACCAGtccaccatccccagaaGACTTGCAATTCCTCTTGCGAGTCTGCCGGACCGTTTCGAAACGAGCAGCAGGATATCTTGCATCCGCAATCCACAGCGTGTGGTGTCTACGTAACGAAGCCGAATTTCCCGacgctcctccttcgccgtcCTCAAGCAAGGTGCCTCGAGAAGTGACGGTAACAGAGAGCGGAAGTAACCCTGAATGCTTGTCGATCGCATGCGACGGCAGCGTCATAAACAAGTACCCCGGATTCAGGGATCGTTGTCAAACCTACCTTAATCAGCTTACGCAGGAAACAAGCTCATCCAAGGGGTCACAGTCCACAAATGAAGCCCCTTGCATTCGCTTGGACCCTGCACCAGAAAGCGCCATTTTTGGTGCTGCGGTTGCAGTTGCAGTCGCTGTAGCTGAGAAGAAATCAGAGCAGACGATTCATTGA
- a CDS encoding putative lipase (COG:S;~EggNog:ENOG410PJCV;~InterPro:IPR029058;~SECRETED:SignalP(1-19)), with the protein MIFRAFLVLALARAILGLATPVASNSDYSGNHDIASILAQAANDPAITDIRLPKAASALSKEVVGGTPGNDRSVEDAWNAVQDIFGKSTNVFDVAANLAISGAIPSDILRLLNGYANQSLNALDNENHPVTGDTIYPFKMEIDAPYSVEEAKLRAAIYIPESFKYGKDGTKPVILVPGTAIPAGTSYYFNFGKFPNAVPEADVVWVNIPGASLADVQVSSEYIAYAINYISAVTESNVSVISWSQGGLNSQWSFKYWPSTRHVVDDLIAISPDFRGTLVADAACPLLSGVFCTPSLFQQRWETEFISTLREDGGSSAYVPTTTVYSSFDEIVQPMSGANASAILDDTLGVGVSNNHLQTICALQPAGGVYLHEGVLYNPLTWALAADALRHEGPGDTRRIDTEKVCADLIAPQLGADDLLGSEGLLLIAVAEILAYSPKAFEEPVIASYALQPA; encoded by the coding sequence ATGATATTTCGTGCGTTTCTAGTGCTTGCACTGGCACGGGCCATTCTTGGACTGGCCACCCCGGTGGCCTCTAATTCTGATTACAGCGGAAATCATGATATAGCTTCGATATTAGCGCAGGCTGCGAACGATCCTGCTATTACCGATATTCGGCTACCGAAAGCGGCTTCAGCATTATCGAAGGAAGTTGTGGGTGGGACCCCAGGAAACGACAGGTCTGTGGAGGATGCTTGGAATGCGGTTCAGGACATATTTGGCAAATCGACCAATGTCTTTGATGTCGCCGCTAACCTCGCAATATCTGGGGCGATTCCAAGCGACATCCTAAGACTTTTAAACGGATACGCCAATCAAAGTCTGAACGCCCTAGACAACGAAAACCATCCGGTGACTGGGGATACCATATATCCATTCAAAATGGAGATAGACGCGCCTTACTCCGTCGAGGAGGCCAAGCTCAGGGCGGCAATTTATATACCAGAATCATTCAAGTATGGAAAAGATGGAACGAAGCCGGTGATCCTtgttccaggaacagcaatCCCAGCGGGCACGTCATACTATTTCAACTTTGGCAAGTTCCCGAACGCGGTACCTGAAGCGGATGTGGTCTGGGTCAACATACCGGGAGCTTCTTTGGCGGACGTCCAGGTTAGCTCAGAATACATTGCATATGCAATCAACTACATATCTGCAGTGACAGAGTCCAATGTGTCTGTGATCTCTTGGTCCCAAGGTGGTCTAAATAGCCAATGGTCGTTCAAATACTGGCCTTCAACTAGGCATGTGGTTGATGATCTCATCGCCATTAGCCCGGATTTCCGTGGTACTTTGGTGGCAGATGCGGCTTGCCCATTGCTTTCTGGTGTCTTCTGCACGCCTTCACTCTTTCAGCAGAGGTGGGAGACTGAATTTATAAGCACCCTgagagaagatggaggaagttCCGCATATGTTCCCACAACGACTGTTTACTCTTCCTTCGACGAGATTGTGCAGCCCATGAGTGGTGCGAATGCTTCAGCTATACTCGACGACACTCTAGGGGTCGGCGTGTCCAACAACCACTTGCAGACCATTTGTGCCCTCCAGCCTGCCGGAGGTGTTTACTTGCATGAAGGCGTGTTGTACAACCCTCTAACCTGGGCTTTGGCAGCAGATGCACTCCGCCACGAAGGACCTGGGGATACCCGTCGAATTGACACTGAGAAGGTCTGTGCGGATTTGATTGCACCACAACTTGGTGCAGACGATCTGCTGGGCTCGGAAGGGCTTTTGCTTATTGCCGTGGCAGAGATTCTCGCGTACAGCCCCAAGGCCTTTGAAGAGCCAGTAATTGCAAGCTATGCCCTGCAACCAGCGTGA
- a CDS encoding uncharacterized protein (COG:S;~EggNog:ENOG410Q2VP;~InterPro:IPR039535;~PFAM:PF05935,PF14269;~SECRETED:SignalP(1-17);~TransMembrane:1 (n2-12c17/18o586-608i)), translated as MLCSSILLSLAFGRVFADAGDDDDLMTFVTLPKVRALKFDVSYQDRDAVAPGYWFVAPYGIIEPEVPTKQWIPYQVGPYIYDGDGVLVWAGSPMFDNRNAFDFKAVNNIDDESYLSFILQHQYGDDGTDKGFGYVLDQHFEQKYKVGVVNDLSAFNMHEFNILDGGESALACSYKSQYTDLSALGRPDDHSWIIAGGILELDTKTGEVLFEWSSFNNVLVDESVKIYQNSYPSDRPGWDYIHVNSVDKNSAGDYLLSARFMNSIYYISKEGEIVWRLGGKQSDFEMDFTFSKQHHANFIESNGTHHVISLLNNASDEAENEEDVSSALYVEIDSAASPMTAKVIKRINRPDGGLTRLRGNVQTLPNNNTFVGWSERGYHSEHDPDGNLLMEAKFVSTRLSSYRSYKFPFTGRPNTPPDVVSSVYGTDEEDLTTIFHVSWNGATDIASWNFYARSEEDGDAVSIGNTTKTDFETMYIADGYLDWVSAEALDKDGNVLGTSEVQRTQTPSDWQLAGFQGEDQPTPGDPSTMHSTKEKEDDVGDAEESERMGDMEDMDMDMDMDAEESHIDPEEAAKAVVKAYEMVRGVGGLLIFILMAGSLGGLAAGVYYHVRRRRAQAYYEVPSDEAERQPMAST; from the exons ATGCTATGCTCGTCGATTCTATTATCTCTTGCCTTTGGCCGCGTCTTTGCGGACGCtggagacgacgatgatTTGATGACCTTTGTCACA CTTCCCAAAGTACGAGCTTTGAAGTTTGACGTCTCCTACCAAGACCGGGACGCTGTAGCCCCAGGATATTGGTTTGTTGCGCCTTATGGGATCATCGAACCCGAGGTTCCTACCAAGCAATGGATACCATACCAAGTAGGGCCGTATATAtatgatggagatgga GTTCTGGTCTGGGCGGGGTCCCCCATGTTTGACAATCGGAATGCGTTCGACTTCAAAGCCGTTAACAACATCGACGATGAATCTTATCTTTCGTTTATTCTGCAGCATCAGTACGGCGATGACGGTACTGATAAGGGCTTTGGGTATGTTTTGGATCAGCATTTCGAACAAAAGTACAAAGTTGGCGTTGTCAACGACCTCAGTGCCTTCAATATGCACGAGTTCAATATCCTTGATGGTGGGGAGTCTGCGCTCGCTTGCTCATACAAGTCTCAGTACACAGATTTGTCTGCGCTTGGACGCCCTGATGATCACAGCTGGATCATTGCTGGCGGAATTCTTGAGTTGGACACCAAAACTGGCGAGGTTTTGTTTGAGTGGAGCTCCTTCAATAACGTCCTCGTCGATGAGTCGGTGAAGATCTATCAAAATTCATATCCTTCTGATCGACCAGGTTGGGATTATATACACGTCAACTCTGTCGATAAGAACTCGGCAGGCGACTATCTTCTGTCGGCTCGGTTCATGAACTCAATATATTACATCTCcaaggagggcgagattGTCTGGCGCCTGGGTGGGAAACAGTCTGATTTCGAGATGGATTTCACTTTCtcaaaacaacaccatgCAAATTTCATTGAGTCCAACGGAACACATCATGTCATTTCCCTCTTGAACAACGCTTCGGATGAAGCAGAAaatgaggaggatgtttcGTCCGCTCTTTACGTGGAGATCGATAGTGCGGCCTCTCCTATGACGGCAAAAGTCATCAAGCGCATCAACCGACCCGATGGCGGTCTGACACGGTTACGTGGTAATGTACAGACTCTACctaacaacaacaccttTGTTGGCTGGAGTGAGCGCGGTTACCACAGCGAACACGATCCTGACGGCAACCTACTAATGGAGGCCAAGTTCGTCTCTACGCGCCTCTCTTCGTATCGATCCTACAAGTTCCCTTTTACTGGACGTCCAAACACGCCGCCAGACGTTGTTTCATCTGTGTATGGtacggatgaagaagatctaACCACCATTTTCCATGTCAGCTGGAACGGCGCTACAGACATTGCTTCTTGGAACTTCTACGCGCGAtctgaggaggatggcgacgCAGTGTCAATTGGCAACACAACAAAGACTGACTTTGAGACGATGTACATTGCCGATGGATACCTGGATTGGGTGTCTGCTGAGGCACTAGACAAAGATGGTAACGTGCTAGGCACATCGGAGGTACAGCGGACACAAACACCCAGCGATTGGCAACTCGCTGGGTTCCAGGGCGAGGACCAGCCGACCCCTGGCGATCCGTCGACCATGCATtcaacaaaagaaaaggaggatgATGTGGGAGATGCGGAGGAGTCCGAGCGTATGGGGGACATGGaagacatggacatggacatggatatGGACGCGGAGGAATCTCACATTGACCCCgaagaagccgccaaagcGGTGGTCAAAGCCTACGAGATGGTGCGCGGCGTTGGGGGGCTCTTAATTTTCATTTTGATGGCCGGTTCTCTGGGTGGACTAGCGGCTGGCGTATACTATCATGTCCGACGACGTCGCGCACAGGCTTACTACGAAGTTCCATCCGACGAGGCGGAACGCCAGCCCATGGCATCTACCTAA
- a CDS encoding uncharacterized protein (COG:S;~EggNog:ENOG410PZE3), producing MELPPEIRNQIYNYLFPPQRVEIRRSKDITKTQHHYHLYHKQLAPRDPLTQIQTCLPFKPRLQTQLCLPFTSKKLHQETLCLLYACTQFVFTSPKCISLFLKKTPKQAQAAIQHIEIHHTMYNEPSLTTFRELKLRSDKSWYMLCEKISVSFTALRVLHVDMTIFDAPIELEVGESWSLPILAFGRAKARAGRGMGKVGALRFAKVNLTSYHFDYEKVHKVERQLEKELMGPIAFQVREDEEFARALVEELKARKVLRLVFS from the coding sequence ATGGAGCTTCCTCCAGAAATTCGCAACCAGATATACAACTACCTCTTCCCCCCCCAGCGGGTCGAAATCCGTCGATCCAAAGACATCACCAAAACACAACACCACTACCACCTCTACCACAAGCAACTCGCACCTCGAGATCCATTAACTCAGATACAAACATGCCTGCCATTTAAACCCAGGCTTCAAACACAGCTTTGCCTCCCCTTTACCTCAAAGAAACTCCACCAAGAAACGTTATGCCTCCTATACGCTTGCACACAATTCGTCTTCACATCGCCGAAGTGCATTTCACTATTCCTAAAGAAAACCCCCAaacaggcccaggcagcGATTCAACACATCGAGATCCATCACACCATGTACAACGAACCCAGCCTGACTACATTCCGGGAGTTAAAGCTCCGCAGTGACAAGAGCTGGTATATGCTTTGCGAGAAGATCTCGGTGAGCTTCACAGCGTTGAGAGTTCTCCATGTGGACATGACGATTTTCGATGCACCGATTGAGTTGGAGGTCGGGGAGTCGTGGTCTTTGCCTATTCTTGCCTTTGGAAGAGCTAAAGCACGAGCTGGAAGGGGGATGGGGAAGGTGGGAGCCCTGCGGTTTGCAAAAGTGAACTTGACTAGCTATCACTTTGATTATGAGAAAGTGCACAAGGTGGAAAGGCAGCTTGAGAAGGAGCTTATGGGCCCCATTGCGTTTCAGGTGCGTGAGGATGAGGAATTTGCGAGAGCATTAGTTGAGGAattgaaggcgaggaaggtgTTGAGGCTCGTGTTCAGTTAG
- the ura6 gene encoding uridylate kinase ura6 (BUSCO:EOG09264O6J;~COG:F;~EggNog:ENOG410PG3G;~InterPro:IPR000850,IPR027417,IPR033690,IPR006266;~PFAM:PF00406,PF13238,PF13207;~go_function: GO:0004127 - cytidylate kinase activity [Evidence IEA];~go_function: GO:0005524 - ATP binding [Evidence IEA];~go_function: GO:0009041 - uridylate kinase activity [Evidence IEA];~go_function: GO:0019205 - nucleobase-containing compound kinase activity [Evidence IEA];~go_process: GO:0006139 - nucleobase-containing compound metabolic process [Evidence IEA];~go_process: GO:0006207 - 'de novo' pyrimidine nucleobase biosynthetic process [Evidence IEA];~go_process: GO:0006221 - pyrimidine nucleotide biosynthetic process [Evidence IEA]) has protein sequence MSTENKPKGPRFSPAETTVVFLLGGPGSGKGTQSSNLVRDYGFVHLSAGDLLRAEQIRPESEYGELIKSYIREGKIVPMEITVALLSNAMADNLAKGNTTASKGGEKARFLVDGFPRKLDQAVFFEETVCPSEFTLFLDCPEEVMETRLLKRGETSGRDDDNAESIRKRFRVFVETSMPVVTEFGKQDKVISVPATGTVDDVYERIQAGFEKRGIRPSA, from the coding sequence ATGTCTACCGAAAACAAGCCCAAGGGCCCCCGCTTTTCACCCGCTGAAACTAcagtcgtcttcctcctcggtggCCCCGGTTCCGGCAAGGGTACCCAGTCCTCAAACCTCGTCCGCGACTATGGCTTCGTCCACCTCTCCGCAGGCGACCTTCTCCGCGCCGAGCAAATCCGCCCGGAATCCGAGTACGGCGAGCTGATCAAGTCTTATATCCGGGAGGGCAAGATTGTGCCTATGGAAATTACTGTTGCGCTCTTGTCGAATGCCATGGCGGACAACCTCGCTAAGGGGAACACTACTGCTTCGAAGGGTGGTGAGAAGGCTCGGTTCCTGGTTGATGGATTCCCGCGGAAGCTTGACCAGGCGGTGTTTTTTGAGGAGACGGTTTGTCCGTCCGAGTTTACGCTGTTCCTTGATTGCCCCGAGGAGGTTATGGAGACGAggctgttgaagaggggGGAGACAAGTGGGCGGGACGACGATAATGCGGAGTCGATTCGGAAGCGCTTCCGTGTGTTTGTTGAGACGAGTATGCCTGTTGTTACGGAGTTTGGAAAGCAGGATAAGGTTATTAGTGTCCCTGCGACGGGTACTGTGGATGATGTTTATGAGCGTATCCAGGCTGGTTTTGAAAAGAGGGGCATCCGGCCCTCTGCCTAG
- a CDS encoding PCI domain protein (COG:J;~EggNog:ENOG410PFV2;~InterPro:IPR040750,IPR027528,IPR000717;~PFAM:PF18005,PF01399;~go_component: GO:0005737 - cytoplasm [Evidence IEA];~go_component: GO:0005852 - eukaryotic translation initiation factor 3 complex [Evidence IEA];~go_function: GO:0003743 - translation initiation factor activity [Evidence IEA]), giving the protein MPAPSTTLLIEGSFSELAEEFAAYLDALTKPDDTTIQTEVAPLLQPLHEQEQNDTQSDQSKRDAVLKKLVSAAEVLNTAPEKEITPAYNLLIHLVQHASDPDMFLSRICSYLTKPVTSSPQFGASLSIAILSTIFNTLAPSDSSKFHVLLAVVAVIRQSGSGAAFDALKPQLTAQIPNWRTAWELDDEEARRLHLAIADAAQAAGDLDWAQTHVVEALQTIPPAEASTPAARDLAVRALTSALTHPAVFDFTPLTAADAVQSLRSSDAPLFELLEIFTADTLDAYEDFISTTPVANILPDNTLTPHADALQTKIRLLTLASLAATATTTTGASARSLSYETIASALRVPQEEVEKWVIDTIRAGLVEGKLSQLKSEFLVHRATYRVFGEKQWAEVQGRLMVWRRSLENVLGVIRSERERFVREAAQQAAAAAAEGEKAEKGTKTLPERRRAPQEVAAAAE; this is encoded by the exons ATGCCcgctccttccaccaccCTCTTGATTGAGGGATCTTTCTCCGAACTCGCCGAGGAATTTGCTGCCTACCTCGACGCCCTCACCAAGCCCGACGACACTACCATCCAGACCGAGGTCGCCCCGCTGCTGCAACCCCTCCACGAGCAGGAGCAAAATGATACCCAGAGTGATCAGAGCAAGCGTGATGCCGTGCTGAAGAAGTTGGTCTCGGCTGCCGAGGTTTTGAACACGGCGCCCGAGAAGG AAATTACGCCCGCGTacaacctcctcatccatctCGTCCAGCACGCCTCCGACCCTGACATGTTCCTCTCCCGAATCTGCTCATATCTCACCAAGCCGGTCACCTCATCTCCTCAGTTCGGCGCCTCTCTATCTATCGCCATCTTGTCCACGATCTTCAACACACTTGCCCCCTCCGACTCGAGCAAATTCCACGTTCTCCTAGCCGTTGTCGCCGTCATCCGCCAGTCTGGCTCCGGCGCTGCTTTCGACGCTCTAAAGCCCCAGTTGACCGCACAAATCCCTAACTGGCGCACTGCCTGGGAActggacgacgaggaggcccgCCGTCTGCACTTGGCCATCGCCGACGCTGCTCAGGCTGCTGGTGACCTTGACTGGGCCCAAACCCACGTTGTTGAGGCTCTCCAGACCATCCCCCCCGCCGAAGCCTCCACCCCTGCTGCCCGGGACTTGGCCGTTCGTGCCCTGACCTCGGCCCTCACCCACCCGGCTGTCTTCGACTTCACCCCATTgaccgccgccgacgccgtTCAGTCTTTGCGGTCCAGCGATGCGCCCCTCTTTGAGCTCCTCGAGATATTCACCGCTGACACCCTCGATGCCTACGAGGATTTCATTTCTACCACCCCTGTCGCAAACATCCTTCCTGACAACACCCTAACCCCCCACGCCGACGCCCTGCAGACTAAGATCCGTCTGCTCACCCTGGCCTCCTTGGCCGCcaccgcaacaaccacaacggGTGCATCTGCACGTTCTCTGTCATATGAGACAATTGCCTCTGCACTCCGCGTGCCGCAAGAGGAAGTCGAGAAGTGGGTTATTGACACCATCCGTGCCGGTCTCGTTGAGGGCAAGCTATCGCAATTGAAGTCTGAGTTCTTGGTCCACCGCGCTACCTACCGCGTATTTGGCGAGAAGCAATGGGCCGAGGTGCAGGGTCGTCTTATGGTTTGGCGACGAAGCCTGGAGAATGTTCTCGGGGTCATCCGTAGCGAGCGGGAGCGATTTGTACGGGAGGCTGCGCAGCAGgcggctgctgcggctgcagagggtgagaaggccgagaaggGCACCAAGACTCTTCCTGAGCGTCGACGTGCCCCTCAAGaggtggctgctgcggccGAGTAA
- a CDS encoding uncharacterized protein (COG:S;~EggNog:ENOG410PS2K;~SECRETED:SignalP(1-18)), whose amino-acid sequence MIYTKIFLSLGLVAPILAQSNYTFPDGFDLNQVESTTKSGWCRGQLNNCPQVCGGSSKVNRCDRETLEFTCTCSNGTEANVEEYLDTIPFYVCLENYKQCISHSTTQDGDDECTAGKDKCGSKNASAPTTTSSSPSSSTTLSSETSGSSNGDQTGNDATATDSSDSSTPTDGAMSLMQNYGLAGFATVVVAAFTLL is encoded by the exons ATGATCTACACTAAGATCTTCCTGTCTCTCGGCCTCGTGGCCCCCATTTTGGCCCAGTCCAACTATACCTTTCCCGATGGCTTCGATCTGAACCAGGTCGAGTCGACTACCAAGA GCGGCTGGTGTCGGGGACAGCTCAATAACTGCCCGCAAGTTTGCGGCGGTTCATCCAAGGTTAACCGCTGCGACAGG GAGACGCTTGAATTCACCTGCACCTGTTCCAACGGCACCGAGGCCAATGTAGAAGAATACCTGGACACAATTCCCTTCTATGTTTGCTTGGAAAATTACAAGCAGTGCATCTCGCATTCCACCACCCaggacggcgacgacgagtGCACAGCTGGTAAGGACAAGTGTGGCAGCAAAAATGCCTctgctcccaccaccacttcGTCCTcacccagttcctcgacTACCCTGTCTTCTGAGACCAGCGGTTCGTCCAATGGCGATCAGACTGGAAACGACGCGACGGCTACCGACTCAAGCGACAGCTCTACCCCAACTGATGGCGCGATGAGTCTGATGCAGAACTATGGATTGGCCGGTTTTGCGACCGTGGTGGTTGCTGCGTTTACGCTGCTATAA
- a CDS encoding uncharacterized protein (COG:S;~EggNog:ENOG410PX6T;~InterPro:IPR029069,IPR006683;~PFAM:PF03061), with translation MSTNQSLPGYVSIPTYSRHPKPATGEDGFFAQTLSSPITIPSVRTVRLNHLQSPLPSQPPAWPSPTAPPQLIPVPGADLVMILQLASPGVCGHPQTAHGGVLATVIDEAMSLGVTLYAPEAGEHHGLTAPQAAASGSESAESRGRIRSKMFTSQLDVRYKMPVSVPGEIQVRVQVLAKQGKKLWVSAQVVQEGKVRVDAMAFWLLTVKSVL, from the coding sequence ATGTCCACCAATCAATCACTCCCTGGATACGTCTCGATCCCTACATACTCCCGCCACCCCAAACCAGCCACCGGCGAGGATGGTTTCTTCGCCCAAACCCTCTCGTCCCCGATCACAATCCCAAGCGTGCGCACTGTCCGACTCAACCATCTCCAATCTCCGCTCCCTTCCCAGCCTCCGGCATGGCCCTCTCCGACAGCTCCCCCGCAGCTGAtccctgttcctggcgcGGATCTGGTTATGATCCTCCAGCTTGCTAGTCCAGGAGTCTGTGGCCACCCGCAGACTGCGCACGGCGGGGTTCTGGCCACTGTGATTGACGAGGCGATGAGTTTAGGTGTTACACTTTATGCGCCGGAGGCGGGTGAGCATCATGGTCTTACCGCTCCCCAAGCTGCGGCAAGTGGCTCCGAATCTGCAGAATCTCGCGGAAGGATCCGGTCTAAGATGTTCACGTCGCAATTGGATGTGCGATACAAGATGCCTGTTTCGGTGCCTGGCGAGATTCAGGTCAGGGTACAGGTGCTTGCGAAACaggggaagaagctctgGGTGAGTGCGCAGGTTGTTCAAGAGGGGAAGGTCAGGGTCGATGCGATGGCATTTTGGTTGCTAACTGTGAAGAGCGTCTTGTAG